CAGCAGGATGCAGTGGCTGCATTTGGTCGAATTGCGGAGACCATTAAGTCCGAAAAGCAAAAGGGGTTGGTCATTCTCGGCTTGTTGGTGGCTGGATTGGTTGCCTTCGGGAAATGATATGACCGGTTTTTACAGCGATCCGAATATGAACGGCTTGTTGGCTGCGCTGATGAAGCCAGCACGGCGGAAGGTGTTCGTCAGTTATCACCACGGTGGCGATCAAGCGTATTACGACGAATTCTCTCGCTTCTTTCACGATCAGTATGAGGCGATTCGGGATAACTCGTTGGAGCGCATGATCCAGAGCGATAACACCGAGTACGTGATGCAACAGATCCGGGAGAAATACATTGCCGGCACATCCTGCACCATTATTATGATTGGCGCGGAGAGCCACCAGCGCAAGTATCTGGATTGGGAGATCAAGGCTACCCTAGACAAATGCCACGGCTTGATTGGGATCGTTTTACCCACACATACCAAGAACCCTGCTGGCGAGATCGTTGTGCCGGATCGCTTTCTTGATAACTGCAAGAGCGGGTACGCGGCTTGGGCACACTGGAGTGAACTTACGGCTCAATCATTGACCCAATTGATCGACACCGCTATCGCGAAGCCGCAGTGGCAGATCGACAACTCACGACCGATGCGTCAGCGAAACGGATAGGAGATAGCTATGGCCGTAATGAAGAAGGGCAACTTTTCGATAGATATTGGGTTTCTCAAGCTGGGGGCCGATTTTGAGGAAAGTGACCGGCAATGTGCGTGGGAACTGTATACCGAGCTGGCGACGAGAATTGCAGTTACCGGAAAATCCAAAGATCGCGACTGCACGGATTTTTCAGGGGAGGTCTATGCCGAAAGCCTTACGTCGTTGCACACGTTTTTCGGCGAGGCGAGAAAGATCATGCGCCAGTTCCCAGTCTGCTCGACCTATGTGAAGCCGAGAAAACTTTTTGGAATTCGTACTGGTGCGGGTATAGAAAATCATCTGGGTGCGTTGATTCATCGCGCAATGCGTGATGTGCTCCGGCCATTTCTTGAGACTTGGCAAGCCGACTATCGGTTCTGGTGGGAGAGCACCAGTGACAAGACACTACCGCCTTTCGAGCGGCAAAAAGCATATCCGAAACTAAACGACATGATTTCTCAATGGAGCGATGTTCGAGCGATCATGCGCGCCATCCAAGATGAATTGGTGAGCATGTACAAGTTAGTAGATGTCACTAAGCTGTCCTCATGACCTCACCAAAAGTATTTCTGAGCCACGCAAGCGAAGACAAAGAACGCTTCGTGCTGGATTTCGCGCGACAGCTGCGGGAAAACGGCGTTGATGTTTGGCTTGACCAGTGGGAGATGAAACCGGGCGATAGTTTGGTGGACAAGATATTCGAGGAGGGGCTGAAAGAGGCAAGCGCAGTGATTATTGTGCTCTCGACCACCAGCGTTCAAAAGTCGTGGGTACGAGAGGAGCTGAACGCTTCTGTTGTAAATCGGATCAGTCGTGGAACAAAGCTGATCCCGGTCGTCATTGACGAATGTGACGTACCAGAGAGCCTCCGATCTACTGTCTGGCAGAAAGTGGACTGCCTCGACGACTACAGTCAGAGTCTGCAGCGCATCTTGTCTGCGATTTTTGATGTCAGCGACAAGCCACCTATCGGTAATCCCCCCGCGCGATTTTCAGGTGCGGAGCCCCTGATTTCTGGCTTGACGCGCATCGACGATTTGGTCTTACGTGAGATCGCTCGTCTACAAATCACGGAGAACAATGGGCTGGTGATGTTTGATCAGCTCCGTGCTGAGCCAGCACTTTCGGACGTACCTCAGCAGGAGTTACTTGATTCGCTGGAAATCCTCGGACAGAAATATCTGATCAAAATCTCCTATGTGCTTGGCGCGCCCCTCTCGCACGTTGTGCTCACGGATTTTGGTTTTCAGCAGTTTGCAGAGGCATACGTTCCAGACTATAACGAGGTGGTCGCCCGGATTGCTGCGCTACTCGTCAACGAGAACGTCTGCCGGAACGAAGAATTGGCGTCTCGAATTGACAGGCCGGTCGGGTTCGTGGATTTTGTGCTGAATCTCATGGAGAGTAACAACCACATCAAAATGTCGAAATATATAGGGGGTCAGTCGCAGGTTTGGCAGATATCGCCGTCACTGCGTCGGGCATTGCTGCAGTCATAAGGTCACCGTCCAGATACATGCTGAGGTGGAAACAATCGGACGCTGTTTCCACCCTTAATCTGGAAGGTGTTGTACGCTGTTTGACCGGTTTATGCTATGTGCAGAGTAGCATTAGCGATTGATTGTTGGTTGGTTGGTTGGTACGAAAAATAAAAGTATCCGAATTATGTATGTGCGCGCTTTAGCTGTTCGATATGATCTATTGCATTTGATATTCGACATGATGAAATCCTTAAAAACTCCTCAAGATCGGCAACCATTACGCCATGTTGTGAACATGCCTCCAGAATAGTTGTACCTTGGCTGAAATCCCTAAATGCGTGTAACAACGCACTAGATTCGTAATGTTTCAAGCTTGGAAACCCCATGCTTATCATTTTTTCGCGAGTATTTTTTCGATCTAAATTAAATCTGTCCGCAACATCTGAATAAATTCCATGACATTCAATGTATGCGGAATACAAAGTATGTCCATTCCAAAAGCTCTGGCCCAAGCGCTTTGGCGATGGATACTTTGCCTTTTCTTTACTTGGATCAATGGGCGGAGCGGTAAAGGCACCTAATGCGATTTCAGTTGAATTGTACGTTGCAGCCAAAACCAATGAATAACTCTCATAACTAGCAACATACCCCATTGATTTTACTATCCCATCGATACAAAAAAAATTCTGATTTATATGCTTTTTCTGGTTACTACTTGCATAGACGCTGTTGTTGAACCAGTCAGTTGGAGCCATTTTTATTACATGGTCAGAAAGCAGAATTTTCCGACCATATTCTCCGACAGGAAAACACAATGCTTTAACTCGTAAATTTATCCTGCCATTTACGATAGCGACCGTCAGTGGTTTAGCTTGTTTCAATAACGCGATAGCATTAGCTGAATATTTTTGAACGAATTCTGGTGTTTCATTGATATGTAAACAAAAGGAAGGTAGGGGTGTAATCATTTTTTGTTGACGCCAAAAATGGGGCAGTTTTGAAAATGGATTGTCAGAATTAACCCGATTTAACACTTCTCCATGATTTGGACACCAATCAACTCCATTGAGATGATGGCTTCTCCTAAAATAACTAAAGCCGTGCTGATCAAAATCCTCTTGAATACAGCTTAAACACACACAAGCGAATTTTCGTGGGATGAGCATTCCTAGCCGCCGATTAATAGACATAGCTTCAGGGGAGCCATGTACAAATTCATTTCCATATTTTGCGGCCACTCGCATCACTGGAAGCATCGAGTGATTAAGTGCATAGTCTTGAGTCGGAATTCTAGCTGCCTTGGCCAAGATATCCAGAGTGGATAGGTCCTGAACTTTTTTTCCTTGCTGCAACTGATTAGTACGCAAATTTTTTATTAGCTTGTCAAATTTTCCAAGGCCATTGAATATTGCAATCCTGTGACCATGTCCTAAAGCAATTTCGTCCGACATAGGTTTAAACATTATTATTTCGTCTCCACTGCCAATAACATAAATCTGTTTAATTTGAGCACCGCAGCAAGTAATCTTGCTGTGTTCATACCGCATGGCGCCATAGGGCGGGTGCTGATTCCAGCTCTACATTGATTTTTTCACGGTAGTCAGTCGAGCGTAGCCCTGTTTTTCTCAATACTTGCCACGCTTTCACAGGCCTGCCGGCTGACTCTAGTTCCTGAATCGCCCAGCGAATCCGACGAAGCTGGAAGTTCTCAAGATTTTCCAATGTGCGATCAAGGAATGCTTTTGTCTGGGGCAAAAGGTGCTGGTGCGTGAGCAGCCAGTCGCGTTTTCCGATGCGGCGATTGAGTTCTGCAAACGTTATGCGCACAGGAGGGGATTCTTTATAAATAAGAGCTGGCAATGAGCTTAGTTTGGCGATACAGGCTTCGTCTACTTCAACCCAATCACGCCTGAAGGAAGCCGATATATTTTTTCCAGGTGATGATGCTAATTGTTTTTTAATACTTGTATTTTTCGCCGGTATTTTTAGGGGGGCATCCTTTGATGGAGACTTGCACTGCTTGGATTGTTTCTCAATATCCAACGCGCGCGTTAGGCGAAATACTGTCTTCGGGTCGAGTTGAAGAATCTGCCCAATTTTTCGTCGGCTGACGCCATCATCTATGAGTTTTCTTAATGCTGGTTTTAGCAGTGGCCCGTATTGCTGAAAACGCGGTGGACCCACTTCACTTGTTGCCGAATTGAAGCTGCGTGTATAAACGTAGCCACAATTGCATGTGAACACCCCAGTAATTTTTCCGTGATTGTTATGTTCTGTAACCTCTTTAATTGGTGTAGCGGTTCGATGCTGAGCCAGTGGGTTAAGGCATGCCCAAGGCCCAGTGCCAAACCGAGAAACATGCCTTTCGCGTAGTGCTAGAAAATTCTGCACTAGCAGGTGGTAGATCGGGTGGCTTGCCTTGCGATGCTTGCGCACCATAATCTTGAGCCAGTTCCCTGAAAATCCGTTGCCATCCAACAGATTTTTAAATAACTCCAGAGTGCGTCCATAGAAATTCCTAAATTCTTGAGAGAAGCGCTGCTGGTCCATTCGGCAATCGGAAAGTGCCAACCCAGTTTCTATCATCCTGTCACGATAGAAAACTGTCCAACCGGCGAAAGTGCGTGGCGTCGGCGGACTCTCTAGCAGTTCGGTGCTTAATCGCGCCAAACTCTGTAGGTGAGAGAGTGTTTTATTATCCACCATCGGGATAACTGGTCGCGCATGTTGCGGACAATTCGCGCGCGTCGCCGCGATAAATTCATGCCGACTGTGCTGCACGAAGGAAAGATTGCTTTCCAATAATAGGCATCCATGCTCTGGACAAACCAATACGCTGGACAATTGGTGATCTCTGCGCCAATACATTTCGCCGTGGCTGGCGATCATTTTTTGTGTGCATTCCAAACAGAAGCGAAAACTCTCAATTCGCCCAACTCTGGATGCAGTTAACCCCAAACGAATGTGTAGGTTTTTAACTATTCCTCGCATCATTGCTTGCCGCACCTTGGCTTGCAACGATGGTGGCTCGAACGCAGCGACATATGGAAAAAGCGTTAGCGTGTCTATCAGATGATTAGCCGTTAAGTTTCGTTCGGTTGGAATACGATCCGCCAATTCCTGGAGGTTTCCCTGTAGGTCTATCGATGCAATTACCTGCTGCTTGCCAAAAAGAGTCTCCATCGTGTGCATTGATCCTGGCAAACCCGTGTGTCGGTGATAGCGTGCCAGTACGCTATATAACAACTCTCCAGGATAGACAGCAGGAAAATACGACAACATCACTAATTCCTATGCCGCAATATCTAGTAATGGTGGTTTGACCATTCCAGCCACAAGCAACGCTTCGTATCCAGAATGTCCAGCTTGTTTGCCTTGAGTGACTATGCGACGTAAGTCATGCTCTGGTTGTGCTGGGAGCTCATCCTTTTTAGGTGATTTAGGTTTTTTTATTTTGATGGGCTTAGCAGCCAGCTTTTCCGCTATTGCTGCCATCAGTAGTAGTGGATCGGCAGAGGAATGTTGAGCCCGCGCTTCGTTGAGTAATACTTTCGCAACATCGTCGGCGACATTGAGTGAGCGTAAAGCCACCAGGATTGGATCAAGATCCTCTGAATTTTGTGTAGGTGTCTGTACTTTATTCGCCTTAGTGGAGTGTTGCAAAACATCTGCGCCTTGCGATTGGATTGCATCTGCTATTATTTGCTCAACATGCGCTTGTAGGGGCAGCAGGTCATCGTACTTTAGCAGTGCATTGCTGTCATTCATTCGAAGAGCGTCAATCATTGGCCGTACGATACGGAAGTCTTCACGTGCAACCTTGCGCAGAAGTTGTGGTGTCAGAATTTCCTGTGTGCCGCGCACATCACCTATACCGACTACCCGTAATTGAGCGAGCATGAAAAGTTTGACGACAATATCCAAGATGCCTTGACTTTCGTCGTACAATACATCACGAACTTCTTGACTAATTGGTGTGTGGTCGCGAGTCCACTGATGTTTCCATAGTTTTTCGATAAAATAGTCCCATGCTTTGTTTTTCTGCATACGATCCCAAACCAATGAGCCTAGGCCGCTTGCTCTTCGTGCTTGGCGGAAATTCTCCTGCAGCATTGGAACCGCGCTAAGCGTACCGATGAGGATCACCGGCACACTGATCGTATTGACCAGGGTAACTAAGAAATTCAGCAGCGCATCAGGCCCGATCTTGGTTTTATTCAGGTGCTGAATTTCATCAATTACCAGCACGCCAAGTGCATGCAAGTTGGCTACATGCGCCATGTGTACCATCATCTCGTCTACACTGGCACGCCGGCTACCATACGCGTTGAAATAGTTAGTTCCGACGAGCCGATCTACGGCTGAAAAGAAGTTGATGCACAACTGTTTTGGTGATCCCTGATGTGGGCAGTCGAGCTTTAGCCATACGATCTGCACCAGAGTAAAAGGCGCAGAATGTTGGATGCGTTGTGGATATTGAAGCAGGACTTTCTCAATTGACTTCGACTTGCCAATACCAGAACAGCCTACAAGTGCGAAGCTGGCAGCAGTGTTCTCCACAGGATGAAGCGTCGCAACGTGTAGCGAATTCGCTTCAATGCGCTCAGCACCATTTTGCAAATGGCGAATGTAATCGTGAGTTAGTGGATTGCGTCCGACATAACCTTGCCGCAAAAGCATGCCAAACCTTTCAGCCAATTGAAGTTGTCGCTCTAGTGGCTCGAAATATCGACCCAATCGCATGATGCAGTGTTTGCGCAACTGCGCTGGATAAGTACGTTCCTTTTCATTGAACTCTGGATGGTTTGCAAGTGCCATCAACATTTCACGTTGCAATAACAATGGCGGTAACTTGGCAATGAATGGATTGTCTTGGTATTCGCGTAACACGGGAATATCAGCGCTTTGCATCGTCATCCCCCTTAGCACCCATTATTTCCATAATGTCAGGTTCGCTGTAGTCATCAGTCACTACTCGGGGAAACGACAGAATATCGGCGCTCTTAGCTGGTGCCGGTTTATCAGTATCGAAACGGAATGTTTCTGATCCACGGTTGGATTGTTTCTCATCAGCACGATGCTTATGTATATTTTTAGTGCGGCTGGCAGCACTTGCGGTGCTCGGCTCGCCTTTTTTCTTGACCGCATCGTCTACAATATTTTCGATATCTGCGGACAAGCCGACTGCTGCAAGTTGCTGCCGGGGCTGGCGTTTAGCTGACACCTGTTGTTCGGCTTGTTGCTGCTGTGCTATTTCCCAAATCGACATCTGTTGGTGCGCACGGCTTCGTTCTGTCATTGTGCAGGTCTGAAACTGCATCGACACTTGGTTATCATGCAGATAGATTTCATCCATGTTGCGTGGATCGTAGGAAATCTTCACTTTCCAATTCCCTCTTTGACGGGCGCGATCAAACCACCGCTCCTCAATCGTTTTTTGGCAGGTGTAAAAATCACCATGAAATCGGATACCGTTTACCGTAACCGTTGCCTCATCTACCGGCAGAAGGCTAAACCGTACCAAGTTTTCCGGATACTGGCGCAGGCTACCGCTACGATTGGCGATGCCCCATTCCCACAAGTCAATCGGTACGGCAGGTATGTTGTCGGCGGCGAGATCGCGATCCTTGTCATAGCGCTTTAGCTCGTGGTGGTTGTTGTAATACAGCACGACCTCGATGATGATTTGAGTGAACTGATCCAAATCAAGCACGGCATCCAACCGATAGTCCTTGCCGCCACGCGCACGGAAATCAACATCAATGTAACCTGGAACATAGGGTTTGAACTTGGCGGGCAATAATTTAAAGCGTTGCTCCACGATACCTTTCCAGTCAGCCCGGAATGCCGCCGCCGTTTCAACAGTGACATTGAAGTTGTTGATCAGTGTTTCGATCATGCGGCTTTCGATTTCACCACGATCACCTAACAGGCTGGCTGGCAAATGGCGACACGGCCATTCATCGGGTTCAATGCTGCGCCCGAATTTTTTACAGAATGCTTGTTTGTCAGACGCCGTGTTTGCTAGTGCCATCATTGCGCCGACCCAAGACGGTCCTTCCAGACCGATGTAAATGCCAGTAATCATCCGGCTGAATACGTCGATGACGACATACAACACTGGTCTGCCAATGATTCTGTGACGATCCATTCGCGAAACCAGGTACACGTCTGCAATCGTTGCATCAATCTGATACCGAGCGCCAGGTCCCCATACTTCCGCTGTTGATGTACCCAGCAGACCGCGCAGATCTTTGTCGTAGATTCTCGGTTTCAGTCGCTTGCGTTTAATGTCAAGACGATCATTGTCCTGTTCCAGCCAGTAATTGAACTGGTTGAATGTTGGAAATCCTGTCGTAGCCATATTAGCCTTAGGGCTGTGCGTGACACACAGGGTTTCAGGGTTTATTGAACGTTCACAAAAGAACTCCTTGATCATCTGATCGTACGAGCCTCGCAGGGTAAATTTGGCATTTATTGTGTAATAGCGTGCCACAGCGACACGAAACACCTTTCGGATTTCTTCGGTGATGTTGAGACCTATTTGATCGCCAAATTTGCGCGGACGTCCACGTTTTACATCAGATTTGGATTGGTGGGATTTACCCTTGCCGCCAGAGTTGGCATAGTCCGGCAACAGCGCATTAGGTGTCTGGCCCCGCTGCCAGTATCGGCGCAGGTACAGATATAGAGTCGGTCTTGTTGCCAAGCCCGCTGCGACGCATTTAGCAACCTGCTTTGCTCGATATGTTGCGGAGTAAATGCTCGGCTCGGCACGAACCAAGTCAGCAATTGCTTTCCATGCAAGGTCACGTCTTTGCTTACGATTTTCCGGAATGGCACTTTCTTCGAGTACTAACAAATAAGGATCTGCAGTAAATACCCTGGCTCTGCCAGAATTAAGGTCGCTTTCGAGCGCCTGTTGCTGGATGAGTTCTGGTACGGCATACTTCGCATTCACATCAATTACGAATGCCACAGGCATCTCTGGGTGTATCCATAAAATCCTGATTGTCTTCGCTTCAGGCTCCGCGTAATCCAGAATGTCGTTTTGTAATAGCATTAGGCGAACCTCCTAGCTGAATCAGCGACACCCGCCGAAGTAACTATGTCGAGCACGTTGAGCGGTGCGTTCATGTCGAATTTTGCATCGAGATTCATCACGATATGTTTGATTGCGACTAAATGCCGTAGCACCATCAACCCTTCTCCAACTGAAAACCCCTGTGTCCCTTCCAATTGATGAATGAATTGTTTAATCGTCATGTCGCCAGCCTGCTTGCAGCAGGCGGCGAATCGTGTACACCGATCCTCCCAATATCCAGGGTATGGAACCACCATATGCTCCAGTGAATTCATCTCGTGTAGCCAGTGAAGATTTTTGATGCGTTGAGCCGGAAGGTCTTTCTCAGTGATCAAACCCCAGTCGACTTTTTTAATTTCCCAGTAGCGGCGTTCTATTTCCTGTTTTTCCAGAGTGCGGTCATTGTCCAGTTCCCCGTATGGCTTTACTGATCGCGCTAACAGTAAGGCGCCATTACTTGTTTGGAAATTAACCAGAAAATCGGTAGTCATCACAACGTCGGTTTGACTCTGCGAGTCGATCGGATGACGCACTCCCATCTCTGTCGCGATTCGCCGGGTTACATCTCTCTCCAGTGGAAACTGTTCGCGGATGTCTGTGACGGCGTTCGACCAGTCAAGCAACAAGAACGTTGCCGTTTCCATATCCGACAGCAAGTGATGCTCTCGTCCAGTCTTAACACCATGAATACGACTAGATCTGCCGCGCGAGGATACGTCCTGAACAGTCAACCATGGGCGGTATTCCGGGCCGCAGCCTTGCCCGCGACCTTCCTTTGTAAAGCGGATAATTTTGTCTTCATCAATGCCGTATCTTCGCTTTGCCATGAAAAGGTATTTCCCTATAAATTATGTATAGCCCGTCTAATCTGGCTGAATCATCAAGCTGAAATGAGAAAGCCGAAGGGCAGTAATTTTCACGTATGCTTCCCTGTTTTTGTAGACTAGCTGGCTAGAGTAAGCCGGTTAAAGAAAATAAATTCATTCATTCAATGCTTTTAATAAAAGACTTTTGTAAAGCTCGCAGCATTTAATCCCGCTATTGATACTTCTGCTGGGTGGGCAGACTACTTGGAGGTACGCCGAATTGTGTATGACTGAAACACCTATTCCTTTAGGGATGTTTGCGATAACTTCATTTAAAAGCGTATCACGCGTTACAACCCACATAAAGTCACAATATTGCATGAGTGTTTCTAACGTTTCGCAAGTTTGAGAATACATGGGGGTGCCAATGACCACTATGCCATGTAATGTAAGTTGAGATTTTAGCTTATGACCTGTGGCAACAACTGCATCAAACATAACGAACTTATTTCCGCTTCCTCTTAAGGTCGGCTCAAAATGAGTAAAAACCTTATAGAAGTCATTAGTGCCGGAATGGATCAAATCTCCGCGTTTATTGGAAAGCGCACTAAAAATTTCCGCCTCCATTAAAGTGTGACGTTGGGAATGGACTGTGGAATCATACTTGGGCGCATCCCGTTTTCCTCTTGCTGTTTGCCCAGCAAGTACGGGTCTAAATATTGTCCATGCGGCGCGTAGTTCCGCTCGTGTAGCTTCTCCTGAAACTACGCGTTTAGAAAGATTTTGTACCATCTCATATGGCGCAACTCTTTCAATTTTGGATAATAGCTCAAGATTCTCAGGACTTATTTGATCGGGCAGATTTTTCAAATCAGGTAACTGAATATTGAGTGCCAACATTTTTTTCTGCAAACCAGAGTAGTAGCGCCCTGCAGTAAGGTAGCGCCATAAAATACTTTTTGTCTTTTTTAGTTGCGCTGCACACTGGTTTAGCCATTCAGTGAACGATCCGGAGTCCTCGCGCCATATTTCATGCAATTCTACTGAATCCAACAAGAGGGCAGTTT
Above is a window of Gallionella capsiferriformans ES-2 DNA encoding:
- a CDS encoding Mu transposase C-terminal domain-containing protein — encoded protein: MLLQNDILDYAEPEAKTIRILWIHPEMPVAFVIDVNAKYAVPELIQQQALESDLNSGRARVFTADPYLLVLEESAIPENRKQRRDLAWKAIADLVRAEPSIYSATYRAKQVAKCVAAGLATRPTLYLYLRRYWQRGQTPNALLPDYANSGGKGKSHQSKSDVKRGRPRKFGDQIGLNITEEIRKVFRVAVARYYTINAKFTLRGSYDQMIKEFFCERSINPETLCVTHSPKANMATTGFPTFNQFNYWLEQDNDRLDIKRKRLKPRIYDKDLRGLLGTSTAEVWGPGARYQIDATIADVYLVSRMDRHRIIGRPVLYVVIDVFSRMITGIYIGLEGPSWVGAMMALANTASDKQAFCKKFGRSIEPDEWPCRHLPASLLGDRGEIESRMIETLINNFNVTVETAAAFRADWKGIVEQRFKLLPAKFKPYVPGYIDVDFRARGGKDYRLDAVLDLDQFTQIIIEVVLYYNNHHELKRYDKDRDLAADNIPAVPIDLWEWGIANRSGSLRQYPENLVRFSLLPVDEATVTVNGIRFHGDFYTCQKTIEERWFDRARQRGNWKVKISYDPRNMDEIYLHDNQVSMQFQTCTMTERSRAHQQMSIWEIAQQQQAEQQVSAKRQPRQQLAAVGLSADIENIVDDAVKKKGEPSTASAASRTKNIHKHRADEKQSNRGSETFRFDTDKPAPAKSADILSFPRVVTDDYSEPDIMEIMGAKGDDDAKR
- a CDS encoding heteromeric transposase endonuclease subunit TnsA; the protein is MAKRRYGIDEDKIIRFTKEGRGQGCGPEYRPWLTVQDVSSRGRSSRIHGVKTGREHHLLSDMETATFLLLDWSNAVTDIREQFPLERDVTRRIATEMGVRHPIDSQSQTDVVMTTDFLVNFQTSNGALLLARSVKPYGELDNDRTLEKQEIERRYWEIKKVDWGLITEKDLPAQRIKNLHWLHEMNSLEHMVVPYPGYWEDRCTRFAACCKQAGDMTIKQFIHQLEGTQGFSVGEGLMVLRHLVAIKHIVMNLDAKFDMNAPLNVLDIVTSAGVADSARRFA
- a CDS encoding TIR domain-containing protein; this encodes MTGFYSDPNMNGLLAALMKPARRKVFVSYHHGGDQAYYDEFSRFFHDQYEAIRDNSLERMIQSDNTEYVMQQIREKYIAGTSCTIIMIGAESHQRKYLDWEIKATLDKCHGLIGIVLPTHTKNPAGEIVVPDRFLDNCKSGYAAWAHWSELTAQSLTQLIDTAIAKPQWQIDNSRPMRQRNG
- a CDS encoding TnsD family Tn7-like transposition protein — translated: MLSYFPAVYPGELLYSVLARYHRHTGLPGSMHTMETLFGKQQVIASIDLQGNLQELADRIPTERNLTANHLIDTLTLFPYVAAFEPPSLQAKVRQAMMRGIVKNLHIRLGLTASRVGRIESFRFCLECTQKMIASHGEMYWRRDHQLSSVLVCPEHGCLLLESNLSFVQHSRHEFIAATRANCPQHARPVIPMVDNKTLSHLQSLARLSTELLESPPTPRTFAGWTVFYRDRMIETGLALSDCRMDQQRFSQEFRNFYGRTLELFKNLLDGNGFSGNWLKIMVRKHRKASHPIYHLLVQNFLALRERHVSRFGTGPWACLNPLAQHRTATPIKEVTEHNNHGKITGVFTCNCGYVYTRSFNSATSEVGPPRFQQYGPLLKPALRKLIDDGVSRRKIGQILQLDPKTVFRLTRALDIEKQSKQCKSPSKDAPLKIPAKNTSIKKQLASSPGKNISASFRRDWVEVDEACIAKLSSLPALIYKESPPVRITFAELNRRIGKRDWLLTHQHLLPQTKAFLDRTLENLENFQLRRIRWAIQELESAGRPVKAWQVLRKTGLRSTDYREKINVELESAPALWRHAV
- a CDS encoding TniQ family protein; amino-acid sequence: MFKPMSDEIALGHGHRIAIFNGLGKFDKLIKNLRTNQLQQGKKVQDLSTLDILAKAARIPTQDYALNHSMLPVMRVAAKYGNEFVHGSPEAMSINRRLGMLIPRKFACVCLSCIQEDFDQHGFSYFRRSHHLNGVDWCPNHGEVLNRVNSDNPFSKLPHFWRQQKMITPLPSFCLHINETPEFVQKYSANAIALLKQAKPLTVAIVNGRINLRVKALCFPVGEYGRKILLSDHVIKMAPTDWFNNSVYASSNQKKHINQNFFCIDGIVKSMGYVASYESYSLVLAATYNSTEIALGAFTAPPIDPSKEKAKYPSPKRLGQSFWNGHTLYSAYIECHGIYSDVADRFNLDRKNTREKMISMGFPSLKHYESSALLHAFRDFSQGTTILEACSQHGVMVADLEEFLRISSCRISNAIDHIEQLKRAHT
- a CDS encoding toll/interleukin-1 receptor domain-containing protein gives rise to the protein MTSPKVFLSHASEDKERFVLDFARQLRENGVDVWLDQWEMKPGDSLVDKIFEEGLKEASAVIIVLSTTSVQKSWVREELNASVVNRISRGTKLIPVVIDECDVPESLRSTVWQKVDCLDDYSQSLQRILSAIFDVSDKPPIGNPPARFSGAEPLISGLTRIDDLVLREIARLQITENNGLVMFDQLRAEPALSDVPQQELLDSLEILGQKYLIKISYVLGAPLSHVVLTDFGFQQFAEAYVPDYNEVVARIAALLVNENVCRNEELASRIDRPVGFVDFVLNLMESNNHIKMSKYIGGQSQVWQISPSLRRALLQS
- a CDS encoding ATP-binding protein; the protein is MQSADIPVLREYQDNPFIAKLPPLLLQREMLMALANHPEFNEKERTYPAQLRKHCIMRLGRYFEPLERQLQLAERFGMLLRQGYVGRNPLTHDYIRHLQNGAERIEANSLHVATLHPVENTAASFALVGCSGIGKSKSIEKVLLQYPQRIQHSAPFTLVQIVWLKLDCPHQGSPKQLCINFFSAVDRLVGTNYFNAYGSRRASVDEMMVHMAHVANLHALGVLVIDEIQHLNKTKIGPDALLNFLVTLVNTISVPVILIGTLSAVPMLQENFRQARRASGLGSLVWDRMQKNKAWDYFIEKLWKHQWTRDHTPISQEVRDVLYDESQGILDIVVKLFMLAQLRVVGIGDVRGTQEILTPQLLRKVAREDFRIVRPMIDALRMNDSNALLKYDDLLPLQAHVEQIIADAIQSQGADVLQHSTKANKVQTPTQNSEDLDPILVALRSLNVADDVAKVLLNEARAQHSSADPLLLMAAIAEKLAAKPIKIKKPKSPKKDELPAQPEHDLRRIVTQGKQAGHSGYEALLVAGMVKPPLLDIAA